A section of the Amycolatopsis sp. AA4 genome encodes:
- a CDS encoding 4a-hydroxytetrahydrobiopterin dehydratase gives MTQLLNDSAVDQALGTVPEWRREDATIVRTAELPSFPAAIEVVDRVAELAEEADHHPDIDIRWRTLVFRLSTHSLGGLTERDFALARQIDEVLAAR, from the coding sequence ATGACTCAGCTATTGAACGACTCGGCAGTGGACCAGGCCCTCGGCACCGTCCCGGAGTGGCGGCGCGAGGACGCGACGATCGTGCGGACCGCCGAACTCCCGTCCTTCCCGGCGGCGATCGAGGTGGTCGACCGGGTGGCCGAGCTCGCCGAGGAGGCCGACCACCATCCGGACATCGACATCCGCTGGCGCACGCTCGTCTTCCGCCTCAGCACCCACTCCCTCGGCGGCCTGACCGAACGCGATTTCGCGCTGGCCCGCCAGATCGACGAGGTGCTGGCGGCCCGCTGA
- a CDS encoding ABC transporter permease, translating to MTTAAVAVPVSRTGHDTVPLLRLFAAELRWIFRRPRTLAVLGLLALVPIVVGIGLTLVGQNAGNEAPGDGGAALLASAVNNALVLPIAAMVMTLTLLLPLASAMAGADAIAGEAAHGTLRGWLVAPVSRGRLLTVKAFGVATVSVVAVLAMCVTGVATGLIINGTDSLFTLSGTTLSLGEALLRILLVGGWIVLQLWAIGAVALAVSSWTEHPMLVVASVLAGNIVFTILGFLTSLNWLHPFLLTEGWTLVPVAVLQDPMELTKLGEGAIRAACYIVVGLSLAYGRLVTRDG from the coding sequence ATGACTACCGCTGCGGTCGCGGTGCCGGTGAGCCGGACCGGGCACGACACGGTGCCGTTGCTCCGGCTGTTCGCCGCGGAGCTGCGCTGGATCTTCCGCAGGCCGCGCACGCTCGCCGTGCTGGGGCTGCTGGCGCTGGTGCCGATCGTCGTCGGGATCGGGCTCACGCTGGTCGGGCAGAACGCCGGGAACGAAGCTCCCGGAGACGGCGGTGCCGCACTGCTGGCCTCTGCGGTGAACAACGCGCTCGTGCTGCCGATCGCCGCGATGGTCATGACGCTCACGCTGCTGCTGCCGCTCGCCTCCGCGATGGCGGGCGCGGACGCGATCGCCGGCGAGGCCGCGCACGGCACGCTGCGCGGCTGGCTCGTCGCGCCGGTGAGCCGGGGTCGGCTGCTGACGGTCAAGGCGTTCGGCGTCGCGACGGTGTCGGTGGTCGCGGTGCTCGCGATGTGCGTGACCGGCGTGGCCACCGGATTGATCATCAACGGCACGGATTCGCTGTTCACGCTGTCGGGCACCACGTTGTCGCTCGGCGAGGCGCTGCTGCGGATCCTGCTCGTCGGCGGCTGGATCGTGCTGCAGCTGTGGGCGATCGGCGCGGTCGCGCTGGCGGTGTCGAGCTGGACGGAACACCCGATGCTCGTGGTCGCGTCAGTGCTGGCCGGGAACATCGTGTTCACCATCCTCGGCTTCCTGACCTCGCTGAACTGGCTGCACCCGTTCCTGCTCACGGAGGGCTGGACGCTGGTCCCGGTCGCCGTCCTGCAGGATCCGATGGAGCTGACGAAGCTCGGCGAGGGCGCGATCCGCGCGGCCTGCTACATCGTGGTCGGGCTGTCGCTGGCCTACGGACGCCTCGTCACCCGGGACGGCTGA
- a CDS encoding iron ABC transporter permease encodes MALAHGRVIPARTVGLTLLGLLPVAFLVVFFAWPVVAIVGRGFSAGGVDTVLGDPQTWRLAGFTLASAAASTVVAVVAGLPVAYLLARVRLPGVGLARTIVLVPFVLPTVVVGLAFRAIWPDGGVLPLVLANAFFNVAVVARTVAGLWAHLDPRATEAARALGASPWRAFRSVTLPALGPAVASAAAVVFLFCATSFGVVLILGGGSYRTLETEIYLRTVDLLDLSGAAALSLIQFAAVVAALVLGAMARRKRENAVKLRSAQVTARRPRGGEWWTVGAAVVVLGLLLTPIVSLLLESVSGSDGWSLAGYRALNTVGQNDALQVSGWIAAQNSLAAATDATLLAMAVGLIASVVLVALRRSPGGLARGMGETMDVALMLPLGVSAVTVGFGYLVTLDALPGDLRTSPLLVPFAQALVIMPLVVRMILPVLRAVDIRLRQAAATLGASPARVWREIDFPLVARSVVAAAGFGYVVALGEFGATSFLARPDAPTLPVAIATLISRPGELNNQMAYASCALLMMVTVVAVALIDRFGSVRGRSTVGEF; translated from the coding sequence ATGGCGCTCGCTCATGGGCGCGTGATCCCCGCGCGCACCGTCGGGCTCACGCTGCTCGGCCTCCTGCCGGTCGCGTTCCTGGTGGTGTTCTTCGCCTGGCCGGTCGTCGCGATCGTCGGCCGGGGGTTCTCGGCGGGCGGCGTCGACACCGTGCTCGGCGACCCGCAGACGTGGCGGCTCGCCGGGTTCACGCTGGCCAGCGCGGCCGCGTCGACCGTGGTCGCGGTGGTCGCCGGGCTGCCGGTGGCGTACCTCCTGGCGAGGGTCCGGCTGCCCGGCGTCGGGCTCGCTCGCACGATCGTGCTGGTCCCGTTCGTGCTGCCGACGGTCGTCGTCGGCCTGGCTTTCCGGGCGATCTGGCCGGACGGCGGCGTGCTGCCGCTCGTGCTGGCCAACGCGTTCTTCAACGTCGCCGTCGTCGCGCGCACGGTCGCCGGGCTGTGGGCGCACCTCGATCCGCGAGCGACCGAGGCCGCGCGGGCGCTCGGGGCCTCGCCGTGGCGGGCGTTCCGGTCGGTGACGCTGCCCGCACTCGGCCCGGCGGTCGCGTCCGCTGCCGCGGTGGTGTTTCTGTTTTGCGCCACCAGTTTCGGCGTAGTGCTGATCCTCGGCGGCGGGAGCTACCGGACGCTCGAAACCGAGATCTACCTCCGGACGGTCGACCTGCTCGACCTTTCCGGCGCGGCCGCGTTGTCGCTGATCCAGTTCGCGGCCGTGGTCGCCGCGCTGGTGCTGGGGGCGATGGCGCGCCGGAAGCGGGAGAACGCGGTGAAGCTGCGGTCCGCGCAGGTCACCGCGCGTCGGCCGCGCGGCGGGGAATGGTGGACGGTCGGCGCCGCGGTCGTGGTGCTCGGTCTGCTGCTGACGCCGATCGTCTCGCTGCTGCTCGAATCGGTGTCCGGTTCGGACGGATGGAGTCTCGCCGGATACCGGGCGCTGAACACTGTCGGGCAGAACGACGCGCTGCAGGTCTCCGGCTGGATCGCGGCACAGAATTCGCTCGCCGCGGCCACCGACGCGACGCTGCTGGCGATGGCCGTCGGGCTGATCGCCAGCGTCGTCCTGGTCGCGCTTCGCCGGTCTCCGGGCGGGCTCGCGCGCGGGATGGGCGAGACCATGGACGTCGCGTTGATGCTCCCGCTGGGCGTGTCCGCGGTGACTGTCGGCTTCGGCTACCTCGTGACGCTCGACGCGCTGCCCGGCGACCTCCGCACGTCGCCGCTGCTCGTGCCGTTCGCCCAAGCGCTGGTGATCATGCCGCTGGTGGTGCGGATGATCCTGCCGGTGCTGCGCGCGGTCGACATCCGGCTGCGCCAGGCCGCCGCGACGCTCGGCGCGAGCCCGGCGCGGGTGTGGCGGGAGATCGACTTTCCGCTGGTCGCTCGGTCCGTGGTGGCCGCGGCGGGCTTCGGGTACGTCGTCGCGCTCGGCGAGTTCGGCGCGACCAGCTTCCTCGCGCGGCCGGACGCGCCGACGCTTCCGGTGGCGATCGCGACGCTGATCAGCCGGCCGGGGGAGCTGAACAACCAGATGGCGTACGCCTCGTGCGCCCTGCTCATGATGGTGACTGTGGTGGCGGTGGCCCTGATCGACCGGTTCGGCTCGGTCCGCGGCCGCAGCACGGTCGGGGAGTTCTGA
- a CDS encoding DNA-3-methyladenine glycosylase 2 family protein produces the protein MATSTIPIWRDTERCYRAVTARDQRFDGQFIMAVRTTGIYCRPSCPALTPKAQNVRFYPTSAAAQASGFRACRRCLPDAVPGSPDWNVRADLAARAMRLISDGLVEREGVPGLARQLGYSERQLGRVLTAELGAGPIRLARAHRAHSARLLIEMSQLPLTDVAFAAGFSSIRQFNETIREVFATTPSQLRAASLRRGNRNEPSGATRLSLRLPFRAPFDAAGVLNYHASRALPGIEAVSEDGYGRTLRLPHGPGSVWVSPRAGHVQCDLALSDLRDLSSAVSRVRRLLDLDADPEAVSRVLSADQALAPLVAAVPGIRVPGAVDGPEVLLRALLGEDVADVVKLGEPVPPADPPMDTLTTLFPTPSAIAEADVKPLVEKVAAAIVAGEPDLHVGRDADELRAEMLATGVDPATADYVVMRLLGAPDVLLSADPAVRRGAAELGIDLTTSARGWQPWSSYASRYLSSPTD, from the coding sequence ATGGCTACCTCGACCATCCCGATCTGGCGCGACACCGAGCGCTGCTACCGCGCGGTGACCGCCCGCGACCAGCGGTTCGACGGCCAGTTCATCATGGCGGTGCGCACGACGGGCATCTACTGCCGCCCGTCCTGCCCGGCGCTCACCCCGAAGGCACAGAACGTCCGCTTCTACCCCACGTCGGCAGCCGCGCAGGCCAGCGGTTTCCGCGCGTGCCGCCGCTGCCTGCCGGACGCGGTCCCGGGTTCGCCGGACTGGAACGTGCGCGCCGACCTGGCCGCCCGCGCGATGCGACTGATCTCGGACGGCCTGGTCGAGCGCGAAGGCGTACCCGGTCTGGCCCGTCAGCTCGGCTACTCGGAACGCCAGCTCGGCCGCGTTTTGACGGCCGAGCTGGGCGCGGGGCCGATCCGCCTCGCCCGAGCCCACCGCGCGCACTCGGCACGGCTGTTGATCGAGATGTCGCAGCTGCCGCTCACGGACGTCGCGTTCGCCGCCGGGTTCTCCAGCATCCGGCAGTTCAACGAGACGATCCGCGAGGTGTTCGCGACGACGCCGTCACAGCTCCGCGCAGCGTCGCTGCGTCGTGGAAACCGCAACGAACCCAGCGGTGCGACGCGACTCAGCCTTCGCCTGCCGTTCCGTGCCCCGTTCGACGCCGCGGGTGTGCTGAACTACCACGCCTCCCGGGCGTTGCCAGGCATCGAAGCTGTTTCGGAGGACGGCTACGGCCGCACCCTGCGACTGCCCCACGGCCCCGGTTCGGTGTGGGTCAGCCCGCGCGCTGGCCACGTGCAGTGCGACCTGGCACTTTCGGACCTGCGCGACCTGAGCAGCGCCGTCAGCCGGGTGCGACGGCTGTTGGATCTGGACGCCGACCCGGAAGCCGTCTCGCGCGTGCTCTCCGCCGACCAGGCGCTGGCCCCGCTGGTCGCCGCCGTCCCCGGCATCCGCGTACCCGGCGCGGTCGACGGCCCGGAGGTCCTGCTCCGCGCCCTGCTCGGCGAGGACGTGGCCGACGTCGTCAAGCTCGGCGAGCCCGTTCCGCCCGCCGACCCGCCGATGGACACCCTGACGACGCTCTTCCCGACCCCGTCCGCCATCGCCGAGGCGGACGTGAAACCGCTGGTCGAGAAGGTCGCCGCGGCGATCGTCGCCGGAGAACCGGACCTGCACGTGGGCCGGGACGCCGACGAACTGCGCGCGGAGATGCTCGCGACCGGCGTCGATCCCGCCACCGCTGACTACGTCGTAATGCGCCTGCTCGGCGCGCCCGACGTCCTGTTGTCCGCAGACCCAGCCGTCCGCCGAGGAGCGGCCGAGCTGGGCATCGACCTGACGACGTCCGCCCGCGGCTGGCAGCCGTGGAGTTCGTACGCCAGCCGGTATCTCAGTTCCCCGACCGATTGA
- the ychF gene encoding redox-regulated ATPase YchF yields the protein MSLTLGIVGLPNVGKSTLFNALTRNDVLAANYPFATIEPNVGVVPLPDPRLDKLAEIFSSEKTVPAVVSFVDIAGIVKGASEGAGLGNKFLANIREANAICQVIRVFDDPDVVHVDGRIDPMSDIETINTELILADLQTLEKALPRLEKEARTKKEARPALENAQKAKEILDSGRTLFQAQKDIDGEALRELSLLTTKPFLYVFNADEAVLTDEARREELAKLVAPADAVFLDAKVEAELLELDDEESVRELLESVGQLEPGLHALARAGFHTLGLQTYLTAGPKESRAWTIPQGATAPQAAGVIHTDFERGFIKAEVVSFEDLVEAGSMAAARSAGKVRMEGKDYVMADGDVVEFRFNV from the coding sequence GTGAGTCTCACCCTCGGTATCGTCGGCCTGCCCAACGTCGGCAAGTCCACCCTGTTCAACGCGCTGACGCGCAACGACGTGCTCGCCGCGAACTACCCGTTCGCCACGATCGAGCCCAACGTCGGCGTCGTGCCGCTGCCGGACCCGCGGCTGGACAAGCTGGCCGAGATCTTCTCGTCGGAGAAGACCGTGCCCGCCGTGGTGTCCTTTGTGGACATCGCGGGCATCGTGAAGGGCGCGTCCGAGGGCGCGGGGCTCGGCAACAAGTTCCTCGCGAACATCCGCGAGGCCAACGCGATCTGCCAGGTCATCCGCGTGTTCGACGACCCGGACGTCGTGCACGTCGACGGCCGGATCGACCCGATGTCCGACATCGAGACGATCAACACCGAGCTGATCCTCGCTGACCTGCAGACCCTCGAGAAGGCGTTGCCGCGGCTGGAGAAAGAGGCGCGCACCAAGAAGGAAGCGCGGCCGGCGCTCGAAAACGCCCAGAAGGCCAAGGAAATCCTCGACTCCGGGCGCACGCTGTTCCAGGCGCAGAAGGACATCGACGGCGAGGCGCTGCGCGAGCTGAGCCTGCTCACCACGAAGCCGTTCCTGTACGTCTTCAACGCCGACGAGGCCGTGCTCACCGACGAGGCGCGCCGCGAGGAGCTGGCGAAGCTCGTCGCCCCGGCGGACGCGGTGTTCCTGGACGCGAAGGTCGAGGCCGAGCTGCTGGAGCTGGACGACGAGGAGTCCGTGCGCGAGCTGCTCGAGTCCGTCGGCCAGCTGGAGCCGGGCCTGCACGCGCTGGCCCGCGCCGGTTTCCACACGCTCGGCCTGCAGACGTACCTCACGGCCGGTCCGAAGGAATCCCGCGCCTGGACGATCCCGCAGGGCGCGACCGCCCCGCAGGCCGCCGGCGTCATCCACACGGACTTCGAACGCGGCTTCATCAAGGCCGAGGTCGTGTCGTTCGAGGACCTGGTCGAGGCGGGCTCGATGGCGGCCGCGCGCTCGGCGGGCAAGGTTCGCATGGAGGGCAAGGACTACGTGATGGCCGACGGCGACGTCGTGGAGTTCCGCTTCAACGTCTGA
- a CDS encoding methylated-DNA--[protein]-cysteine S-methyltransferase, whose translation MPTAFWSTLDTKIGPFTAVVTGDGAVLASGWTGDVAELTPLISPSLAPTTLTERRDLGPVTTAIRRYHGGDLNAVADIEVRQRSGPFREHAWEMLRKVPPGSPVSYAEYATLSGNPSAVRAAATACARNAAALFVPCHRVVRTGGAIGNFRWGVDAKRWLLHHEESA comes from the coding sequence GTGCCCACCGCCTTCTGGTCCACTTTGGACACCAAAATCGGCCCGTTCACCGCAGTAGTGACAGGCGACGGCGCCGTACTGGCCTCCGGCTGGACCGGTGACGTCGCCGAGCTGACGCCGCTCATCTCGCCGTCCCTGGCCCCGACGACCCTGACCGAACGCCGCGACCTGGGCCCGGTGACGACCGCGATCCGCCGCTACCACGGCGGCGATTTGAACGCCGTCGCCGACATCGAGGTACGGCAACGGTCGGGCCCGTTCCGCGAGCACGCGTGGGAGATGCTGCGCAAAGTCCCGCCCGGCAGCCCAGTGAGCTACGCGGAATACGCCACCCTCTCCGGCAACCCCTCAGCGGTCCGCGCCGCAGCAACCGCGTGCGCCCGCAACGCGGCGGCGCTGTTCGTGCCTTGCCACCGGGTCGTGCGGACTGGCGGAGCGATCGGCAACTTCCGTTGGGGCGTGGACGCTAAGCGGTGGCTTCTGCACCACGAAGAGTCCGCCTGA
- a CDS encoding thiamine ABC transporter substrate binding subunit has translation MSRTVRTVAGLAGVAVLASACSLSGGDSGGSSASPDQKTPTVTLVTHDSFAAPQDVLDAFQRQSGIKLKILKSGDAGALTNKLVLTKGSPIGDVAYGVDNTFASRALSEGVFQPYTSPEADRGPQRYSVDPQHRLSAVDLGDVCVNIDPAYFASKGLPEPKSYDDLADPKYKDLTVAESPATASPGLAFLLGTVAKYGEDGWKGYWQKLKDNGLKTVSGWEEAYTKDFSGSSGKGPRPIVVSYASSPAAEVGEDGKPRTKALLDTCFRQVEYAGVLTNGKQIPQAQKVVDFLLSQQFQTTVAANMYVYPARQGVELPAGWATAAPLPQAPATMPADKVQAGREKWIGEWRSLMGA, from the coding sequence ATGTCGCGGACCGTCCGCACGGTGGCAGGCCTCGCCGGAGTCGCGGTGCTCGCCAGCGCCTGCTCGCTTTCCGGCGGCGACTCGGGCGGGTCGTCCGCGAGCCCGGACCAGAAGACGCCGACCGTCACGCTGGTCACCCACGATTCGTTCGCGGCCCCGCAGGACGTGCTCGACGCCTTCCAGCGCCAGTCCGGGATCAAGCTCAAGATCCTCAAGTCCGGCGACGCCGGCGCGCTCACCAACAAGCTCGTCCTCACCAAGGGCAGTCCGATCGGCGACGTCGCGTACGGCGTCGACAACACCTTCGCCTCCCGCGCGCTCAGCGAGGGCGTCTTCCAGCCCTACACCAGCCCGGAGGCCGACCGCGGTCCGCAGCGCTACTCCGTCGACCCGCAGCACCGGCTGTCGGCCGTCGACCTCGGCGACGTCTGCGTGAACATCGACCCGGCGTACTTCGCGAGCAAGGGGCTGCCGGAGCCGAAGAGCTACGACGACCTCGCCGACCCCAAGTACAAGGACCTGACCGTCGCGGAGAGCCCGGCCACCGCGTCGCCGGGGCTGGCGTTCCTGCTCGGCACGGTCGCGAAGTACGGCGAGGACGGCTGGAAGGGCTACTGGCAGAAGCTGAAGGACAACGGCCTCAAGACCGTGAGCGGCTGGGAGGAGGCCTACACCAAGGACTTCTCCGGCTCGTCGGGCAAGGGCCCGCGGCCGATCGTCGTGTCCTACGCCTCGTCGCCGGCCGCGGAGGTCGGCGAGGACGGCAAGCCGCGCACCAAGGCGCTGCTCGACACGTGCTTCCGCCAGGTCGAGTACGCGGGCGTGCTCACCAACGGCAAGCAGATCCCGCAGGCGCAGAAGGTCGTCGACTTCCTGTTGTCGCAGCAGTTCCAGACGACGGTCGCGGCCAACATGTACGTCTACCCGGCACGCCAGGGCGTCGAACTGCCCGCCGGCTGGGCCACCGCGGCTCCGCTGCCGCAGGCTCCGGCCACCATGCCCGCGGACAAGGTGCAGGCCGGCCGGGAGAAGTGGATCGGGGAATGGCGCTCGCTCATGGGCGCGTGA
- a CDS encoding ABC transporter ATP-binding protein: protein MALTVRDLTVHYGSFTAVRDARLDIADGEVLALLGPSGSGKSTLLRAITGLEPVSSGSVSWDGADLAAVPVHKREFGLVFQDGQLFPHRDVAANIAFGLRMHGVPRERHAARVEELLKLVGLEGYERRRVTELSGGQAQRVALARALAPEPRLLLLDEPLSGLDAGLREQLAIDLAELLRRSKITALLVTHDQEEAFTLADRVAVLDAGEIRQEGAVRSVWNRPVDDQVARFLGVTTFLDGTAADGVVRTELGTVELGVDDGPVRLGFRPHGLKVAKEGVPGEVTAAVHRREHLRLVVRCGESTVDAVAPAGADIRAGDPVRLEPDPDGIAVVG, encoded by the coding sequence ATGGCGCTTACGGTACGGGACCTGACTGTCCACTATGGATCGTTCACTGCGGTCCGTGACGCGCGGCTGGACATCGCCGACGGAGAGGTGCTCGCGTTGCTGGGCCCGTCCGGTTCGGGCAAGTCGACGCTGCTGCGCGCGATCACCGGGCTGGAACCGGTGTCGTCCGGTTCGGTGTCCTGGGACGGCGCCGATCTCGCCGCCGTGCCGGTGCACAAGCGCGAATTCGGCCTGGTGTTCCAGGACGGACAGCTGTTTCCGCACCGCGATGTCGCCGCGAACATCGCGTTCGGCCTGCGAATGCACGGCGTGCCTCGCGAACGGCACGCGGCGCGCGTCGAGGAACTGCTGAAGCTCGTCGGCCTCGAAGGCTACGAACGGCGCCGGGTGACGGAGTTGTCCGGCGGGCAGGCGCAGCGGGTCGCGCTGGCCCGCGCGCTGGCCCCGGAACCGCGCTTGCTGTTGCTGGACGAGCCGCTGTCCGGTTTGGACGCTGGACTGCGCGAACAGCTGGCGATCGACCTGGCGGAGCTGTTGCGGCGCAGCAAGATCACCGCGCTGCTGGTCACGCACGATCAGGAGGAAGCGTTCACGCTGGCCGATCGCGTCGCGGTGCTCGACGCTGGGGAGATCCGGCAGGAGGGCGCGGTCCGGTCAGTGTGGAACAGGCCGGTGGACGACCAGGTCGCGCGCTTCCTCGGCGTCACCACGTTCCTCGACGGCACCGCGGCTGACGGCGTAGTGCGGACCGAGCTAGGCACCGTCGAGCTGGGCGTGGACGACGGTCCGGTCCGGCTCGGATTTCGCCCGCACGGCCTGAAAGTCGCCAAAGAAGGCGTGCCCGGCGAAGTGACCGCGGCGGTGCACCGGCGGGAGCATCTGCGGCTGGTCGTCCGGTGCGGGGAGTCCACTGTGGACGCAGTGGCCCCGGCCGGGGCGGACATCCGGGCAGGCGACCCCGTCCGGCTCGAACCGGATCCGGACGGGATCGCCGTGGTGGGCTGA
- a CDS encoding GlxA family transcriptional regulator: MKRRVVVVLFDRIDLLDVTGPAEVFSLLQREMDRPTGYEVVLAAETLDPVTTSAGVRVLPDVTFAQLARKPIDTLIVPGAVTTGAKGEIVARCDPAVVEEVRRLAGRTRRVASVCVGAHLLAAAGLLDGKRATTHWSTARQLAAEHPEVTVDADPIFIRDGSVWTGAGLSACLDLALALVADDFGPELASRVARQLVMFLRRPGGQSQFSVSLEPASATRRVDELRQYIAAHLAEPLTVSELAAHAHVTDRQITRVFKAELGMTPAAYVEHARVEAARHRLETTDETLPRIARNCGFGTVSTLNRSFRRTLTTTPNEYRERFRIG, from the coding sequence ATGAAGAGACGGGTGGTCGTGGTCCTGTTCGACCGCATCGACCTGCTCGACGTGACCGGTCCCGCCGAGGTGTTTTCGTTGCTGCAGCGGGAAATGGACCGTCCGACGGGCTACGAGGTGGTGCTCGCGGCCGAGACGCTGGACCCGGTGACCACCTCGGCCGGGGTGCGGGTCCTGCCGGACGTCACGTTCGCGCAGCTGGCGAGGAAGCCGATCGACACCCTGATCGTGCCTGGTGCGGTGACGACGGGGGCGAAAGGGGAGATCGTCGCGCGGTGCGACCCGGCGGTGGTCGAGGAGGTGCGCCGCCTGGCTGGGCGGACGCGGCGGGTGGCGTCCGTCTGCGTCGGCGCGCACCTCCTCGCGGCGGCGGGGCTGCTCGACGGCAAACGGGCCACCACGCACTGGTCGACGGCCCGGCAGCTCGCCGCCGAGCATCCGGAGGTGACCGTCGACGCGGACCCGATCTTCATCCGCGACGGTTCCGTGTGGACGGGCGCCGGGCTGAGCGCGTGCCTGGATCTCGCGCTGGCGCTGGTGGCCGATGATTTCGGTCCGGAACTGGCCTCGCGGGTGGCTCGTCAGCTGGTGATGTTCCTGCGGCGGCCGGGCGGGCAGAGCCAGTTCAGTGTGTCGCTGGAGCCCGCGTCCGCGACCCGGCGGGTGGACGAGCTGCGGCAGTACATCGCGGCTCACCTGGCGGAGCCGCTGACGGTGTCCGAGCTGGCCGCGCACGCGCATGTCACGGACCGGCAGATCACGCGCGTCTTCAAGGCGGAGTTGGGGATGACGCCTGCCGCCTACGTCGAACACGCGCGCGTCGAGGCGGCGAGGCATCGGCTGGAGACGACGGATGAAACTCTGCCGAGAATTGCCCGGAACTGCGGATTCGGCACTGTTTCTACTCTGAACCGGTCGTTTCGGCGGACGTTGACTACGACGCCTAACGAATACCGGGAGCGGTTCCGGATCGGTTAG
- a CDS encoding cysteine hydrolase family protein — MARKTLRELNGLDQTPAMLADATLILVDYQNTYTRGVMELDGWRPALTAAQGLLAKARAAGATVIHVVNDGGEGTPYDIRAEIGSIHPDVAPLDGEPVVVKGAPNSFVNTDLGAKVDAAGHENVVIAGFMTNMCVTFTTEGAFLRGNHPTVVADACATRPLPGPDGEVSAEQLHRSALATIGDLYGVVVSSAAELN; from the coding sequence ATGGCACGGAAAACGCTGCGGGAACTGAACGGTCTCGACCAGACCCCGGCAATGCTGGCCGACGCGACCCTGATCCTGGTCGACTACCAGAACACCTACACCCGCGGCGTCATGGAACTGGACGGCTGGCGCCCGGCCCTGACCGCGGCTCAAGGCTTGCTGGCCAAGGCCCGCGCCGCCGGAGCGACAGTGATCCACGTCGTCAACGACGGCGGCGAGGGCACGCCGTACGACATCCGAGCCGAGATCGGCAGCATCCACCCGGACGTCGCCCCGCTCGACGGCGAACCGGTCGTCGTCAAGGGCGCGCCGAACTCGTTCGTGAACACCGACCTGGGCGCGAAGGTCGACGCGGCCGGGCACGAGAACGTGGTGATCGCCGGGTTCATGACCAACATGTGCGTCACGTTCACCACCGAAGGCGCCTTCCTGCGCGGCAACCACCCCACCGTCGTCGCCGACGCCTGCGCCACGCGGCCGTTGCCGGGTCCGGACGGGGAAGTCAGCGCCGAGCAGCTGCACCGCAGCGCGTTGGCGACCATCGGGGATCTGTACGGCGTGGTTGTTTCGAGCGCCGCCGAGCTGAACTGA